In one Pseudomonas hydrolytica genomic region, the following are encoded:
- a CDS encoding HDOD domain-containing protein, with protein sequence MSKLAEKVQQELIHAIENDELVLPTLPEVALRVREAAEDPDVGIPQISKVIGNDAALTARIIKVVNSPLLRSNKEITDLQMAVSRLGINYTCNLATGLAMEQMFQATSDVVDRKMREVWNKSTEIAGICHVLCRHYTRLMPDQATLAGLVHQIGVLPILTYAEEHNELLADSISLNHVIEQIHPIIGDKILRTWEFPEPIAIVPSQYLDFTRDSAKADYVDIVQVATLQSYLGSEHPYTQLDWSKVPAFTKLGLDPQVDMQADEDMSAAMEAAMSMLQ encoded by the coding sequence ATGAGCAAGCTTGCCGAAAAAGTCCAACAGGAACTGATCCACGCCATCGAGAACGATGAACTGGTGCTGCCCACCCTGCCCGAAGTGGCATTGCGGGTGCGCGAAGCGGCGGAAGACCCGGATGTGGGCATACCGCAGATCAGCAAGGTAATCGGTAACGACGCCGCCCTCACCGCGCGCATCATCAAGGTGGTCAACAGCCCGCTGCTGCGCAGCAACAAGGAAATCACCGACCTGCAGATGGCGGTCAGCCGCCTGGGCATCAATTACACCTGCAACCTGGCCACCGGCCTGGCGATGGAGCAGATGTTCCAGGCCACCAGCGACGTCGTCGACCGCAAGATGCGCGAAGTGTGGAACAAGAGCACCGAGATCGCCGGCATCTGCCATGTACTGTGCCGCCACTACACGCGTCTGATGCCCGACCAGGCCACCCTCGCCGGCCTGGTGCACCAGATCGGCGTACTGCCGATTCTCACCTATGCCGAAGAGCACAACGAGCTGCTGGCCGACTCCATCAGCCTCAACCACGTGATCGAGCAGATCCATCCGATCATCGGCGACAAGATCCTGCGTACCTGGGAGTTCCCCGAGCCCATCGCCATCGTGCCCAGCCAGTATCTGGACTTCACCCGCGACTCGGCCAAGGCCGACTACGTGGACATCGTCCAGGTCGCTACCCTGCAGAGCTATCTCGGCAGCGAGCACCCCTACACCCAGCTCGACTGGAGCAAGGTGCCGGCGTTCACCAAGCTCGGCCTGGACCCACAGGTCGACATGCAGGCCGACGAGGACATGTCCGCCGCCATGGAAGCGGCCATGAGCATGCTGCAGTAA
- a CDS encoding tripartite tricarboxylate transporter TctB family protein, with the protein MYVRLFSAIWLLLCVWLAVLAWGFQAPFAYDPVGPRAYPLLLLALMGAGSLWLMIKPGLLEQRLDVPMALRSALCVVVLLAYALTFELLGFVVSTTLATFALGLLFTGRPLPCAISAVAMGVLLYSLFDLLLDVPLPLGLLDAFVES; encoded by the coding sequence ATGTACGTTCGCCTGTTCTCCGCGATCTGGTTGCTGCTGTGCGTCTGGCTCGCCGTCCTTGCCTGGGGCTTCCAGGCGCCCTTCGCCTATGACCCGGTCGGCCCGCGCGCCTATCCCCTGCTGCTGCTGGCCCTGATGGGTGCCGGCAGCCTGTGGCTGATGATCAAACCCGGCTTGCTCGAGCAACGCCTGGACGTCCCCATGGCATTGCGCAGCGCCCTGTGCGTGGTGGTGCTGCTGGCCTATGCGCTGACCTTCGAGCTGCTCGGCTTCGTCGTCAGCACCACCCTGGCCACCTTTGCCCTCGGCCTGCTGTTCACCGGCCGCCCGCTGCCGTGCGCCATCAGCGCCGTGGCGATGGGCGTGCTGCTGTACAGCCTGTTCGACCTGTTGCTGGACGTGCCCCTGCCGCTCGGCCTGTTAGACGCTTTCGTGGAGAGCTGA
- a CDS encoding response regulator yields MRILLVEDHPQLAESVAQALKGAGWTVDVLHDGVAADLALSSEDYALAILDIGLPRLDGFAVLARLRDRGQRLPVLMLTARGEVKDRVHGLNLGADDYLAKPFELSELEARVKALLRRSVLGGEQLQRCGDLVYDLGARRFSMKGEALSLTAREQAVLEAMIARPGRVMSKEQLAAQVFGLDEDASPDAIEIYIHRLRKKLEGSGVRIVTFRGLGYLLEAIEA; encoded by the coding sequence GTGCGGATTCTGCTGGTCGAAGACCACCCGCAATTGGCGGAAAGCGTGGCCCAGGCGCTGAAAGGCGCCGGCTGGACGGTGGACGTGCTGCATGACGGAGTGGCCGCCGACCTGGCGCTGTCCAGCGAGGACTACGCCCTGGCGATTCTCGATATCGGGCTGCCCAGGCTGGACGGCTTCGCCGTGCTGGCGCGCCTGCGCGACCGCGGCCAGCGCCTGCCGGTGCTGATGCTGACCGCCCGTGGCGAGGTCAAGGACCGCGTGCACGGCCTCAACCTCGGCGCCGATGACTACCTGGCCAAGCCCTTCGAACTCTCCGAACTGGAGGCGCGGGTCAAGGCGCTGCTGCGTCGCAGCGTGCTCGGCGGCGAGCAGCTGCAGCGCTGCGGCGATCTGGTCTACGACCTCGGCGCGCGTCGCTTCAGCATGAAGGGCGAAGCCCTGAGCCTGACCGCCCGCGAGCAGGCGGTGCTGGAGGCGATGATCGCGCGGCCCGGACGGGTGATGAGCAAGGAGCAGTTGGCGGCCCAGGTGTTCGGCCTGGATGAGGACGCCAGCCCCGATGCCATCGAGATCTACATCCATCGTCTGCGCAAGAAACTCGAAGGCAGCGGCGTGCGCATCGTCACCTTCCGCGGCCTGGGCTATCTGCTGGAGGCGATCGAGGCATGA
- a CDS encoding Bug family tripartite tricarboxylate transporter substrate binding protein gives MKSALTRAALAVSCLAFAGQLLAAEPKRPECIAPAKPGGGFDLTCKLAQSGLKDTGLLKAPMRVTYMPGGVGAVAYNAVVAQRAKDPGTITAFSSGSLLNLAQGKFGRYDESAVRWLAAIGTDYGAISVRDDAPWQNLGELVEALKKDPSSVVFGAGATIGGQDWMQTALIARAAGIDPQNLRYVAFEGGGETLTAMLGGHVQVTSSGLGEVTPQLAAGKIRILAVLADERLPGKLADIPTAKEQGFDISWPVIRGFYMGPQVSDEDYNWWKGQFDQMLARDDFATLREQRDLFPLSLTGDELNAFVLKQVQEYKALAGEFGLVQ, from the coding sequence ATGAAATCTGCCCTGACCCGTGCCGCCCTGGCGGTTTCCTGCCTGGCCTTCGCCGGCCAGCTGCTGGCCGCCGAACCCAAGCGCCCCGAATGCATCGCCCCGGCCAAGCCCGGTGGCGGCTTCGACCTGACCTGCAAGCTGGCCCAGAGCGGTTTGAAGGACACCGGTCTGCTCAAGGCGCCGATGCGCGTCACCTACATGCCCGGCGGCGTTGGCGCCGTGGCCTACAATGCGGTGGTCGCGCAGCGCGCCAAGGACCCGGGCACCATCACCGCCTTCTCTTCCGGCTCCCTGCTCAACCTGGCCCAGGGCAAGTTCGGCCGCTACGACGAGAGCGCCGTGCGCTGGCTGGCGGCCATCGGCACCGACTACGGCGCCATTTCCGTGCGTGACGATGCGCCCTGGCAGAACCTCGGCGAACTGGTCGAGGCCCTGAAGAAGGATCCGAGCAGCGTGGTATTCGGCGCCGGCGCCACCATCGGCGGTCAGGACTGGATGCAGACGGCACTGATCGCCCGCGCCGCCGGTATCGACCCGCAGAACCTGCGCTACGTCGCCTTCGAAGGCGGTGGCGAAACCCTCACCGCCATGCTCGGCGGCCACGTCCAGGTCACCTCCAGCGGCCTCGGCGAAGTCACCCCGCAGCTGGCGGCCGGCAAGATCCGCATCCTCGCCGTGCTGGCCGACGAGCGCCTGCCGGGCAAACTGGCCGACATCCCCACCGCCAAGGAGCAGGGCTTCGACATCAGCTGGCCGGTGATCCGCGGCTTCTACATGGGCCCGCAGGTCAGCGACGAGGATTACAACTGGTGGAAAGGCCAGTTCGACCAGATGCTCGCTCGTGACGATTTCGCCACCCTGCGTGAGCAGCGCGACCTCTTCCCCCTGTCGCTGACCGGCGACGAGCTCAACGCCTTCGTGCTCAAGCAGGTGCAGGAATACAAGGCGCTGGCCGGCGAGTTCGGCCTGGTTCAGTAG
- a CDS encoding sensor histidine kinase, protein MSRSVSLRGRLLRRLALLLSLILLLSSLSAYWSARRAADTAYDRTLLASARAVADGLYADDGRLRANIPYVALDTFAYDSAGRIYYQVLDLDGQQVSGYEDLPPAPAGTPRTDDYPALAHFYDAEYRGQGVRVVSLLQPVSEPQLNGMAEIRVAETQGARERMARELLVGTLWRMGLLSVSALLLVWLAVSLALRPLEALRREVAERASDDLQPLPDTGLPREVLPLVEALNQFNERLRGLFERQSQFIADAAHELRTPLAALKARIALGLRAEQPQEWRSTLEQVAQQGDRLTTLANQLLSLARIESGARAITEGGAQRIDLSQLARELGLAMAPLAHSRGVALALEAEQPVWIDGEPTLLNELLSNLLDNALAHTPSGGNLILRVLAPAILEVEDDGPGIPEAEHDKVFERFYRRGTQGNGAGLGLAIVGEICRAHQARVSLHQAVPHGLRVRVEFPVSVTEG, encoded by the coding sequence ATGAGCCGCAGCGTCAGCCTGCGCGGCCGCCTGCTGCGGCGCCTGGCGCTGTTGCTGTCGCTGATTCTGCTGCTGAGCAGCCTGAGCGCCTATTGGAGCGCGCGGCGCGCGGCGGACACCGCCTATGACCGTACCCTGCTGGCCTCGGCGCGGGCGGTGGCCGACGGCCTGTATGCCGACGATGGCCGGCTCAGGGCCAATATTCCATACGTGGCGCTGGATACCTTCGCCTACGACAGTGCCGGGCGCATCTACTACCAGGTGCTCGACCTCGACGGGCAGCAGGTCTCGGGCTACGAGGACCTGCCCCCGGCACCTGCCGGCACGCCCCGTACCGATGACTACCCCGCGCTGGCGCATTTCTACGATGCCGAGTACCGCGGTCAGGGCGTGCGGGTGGTGAGCCTGTTGCAACCGGTGAGCGAGCCGCAGCTCAACGGCATGGCGGAGATCCGCGTGGCCGAGACGCAGGGCGCGCGCGAGCGCATGGCCCGCGAGCTGCTGGTGGGGACCCTGTGGCGCATGGGGCTGCTGTCGGTCAGCGCGCTGCTGCTGGTGTGGCTGGCAGTGAGCCTGGCCCTGCGGCCACTGGAGGCGCTGCGGCGTGAGGTGGCCGAGCGTGCCAGCGACGATCTGCAACCGCTACCGGACACCGGCCTGCCTCGCGAGGTGTTGCCGTTGGTGGAGGCGCTCAACCAGTTCAACGAGCGGCTGCGCGGGTTGTTCGAGCGTCAGTCGCAGTTCATCGCCGATGCCGCCCATGAGCTGCGCACGCCACTGGCGGCGCTCAAGGCACGTATCGCCCTGGGCCTGCGCGCCGAGCAGCCGCAGGAATGGCGCAGCACGCTGGAGCAGGTGGCGCAGCAGGGCGATCGGCTGACCACCCTGGCCAACCAGCTGCTGTCGCTGGCACGCATCGAAAGTGGCGCGCGGGCCATTACCGAGGGGGGCGCGCAGCGGATCGATCTCAGCCAGCTGGCGCGCGAACTGGGGCTGGCCATGGCGCCGCTGGCGCATTCACGAGGTGTGGCGCTGGCGCTGGAGGCCGAACAGCCGGTGTGGATCGACGGCGAGCCGACCCTGCTCAACGAGCTGCTGAGCAACCTGCTCGACAACGCCCTGGCGCATACGCCGTCCGGTGGCAATCTGATCCTGCGGGTACTGGCGCCGGCGATCCTCGAGGTGGAGGACGACGGTCCTGGCATTCCCGAGGCCGAGCACGACAAGGTGTTCGAGCGCTTCTACCGCCGCGGCACGCAGGGCAACGGCGCCGGGCTGGGGCTGGCCATCGTCGGCGAGATCTGCCGTGCGCACCAGGCCCGGGTCAGCCTGCATCAGGCCGTACCGCACGGTTTGCGCGTACGGGTGGAGTTTCCGGTTTCAGTGACTGAGGGTTAG
- a CDS encoding OprD family porin, producing the protein MLAASRQALPPVRLLCLAIAATGAAPLASAAFIEDSTASLTATNIYLNRDFREGDGQNKREEWGQGFRLDLQSGYTEGTVGFGLDAMGLLGIKLDSGRGRTGTDLLPVHDDGRSADEFSRLGLTAKVKVSATELRYGSHVPELPVVKASDSRLLPQVFEGGLLTSSELDGLTFTGGRLDKVIDRASTDDEDLVLNAKNRRFTSGVSADHLDLAGVDYQFAPGFTGRYYFADLDDIYRQHFFGLLSSHKLGAGTLSSDLRYIVSRDSGAANAGKVDNRAVNAMLSYGIGAHKFGLGFQDMSGDTGFAYIDGSDPFLINFVQINDFANADERSWQARYDFNFASLGVPGLTFMTRYIRGDDARIAGSDERGGEWERDIELKYVVQTGPLKDLYVRLRNASFRSDFARDADENRVIVGYSLPIW; encoded by the coding sequence ATGCTCGCAGCCTCACGCCAGGCTTTGCCGCCTGTACGCCTGCTCTGCCTGGCTATCGCCGCCACCGGCGCAGCCCCTCTCGCCAGCGCCGCCTTCATCGAAGACAGCACGGCCAGCCTCACCGCCACCAACATCTACCTGAACCGCGACTTTCGTGAAGGCGACGGCCAGAACAAGCGCGAAGAATGGGGCCAGGGCTTTCGCCTCGACCTGCAATCGGGCTACACCGAAGGCACCGTCGGTTTCGGCCTCGACGCTATGGGCCTGCTCGGTATCAAGCTCGACTCGGGCCGCGGCCGCACCGGTACCGATCTGCTGCCGGTACACGACGATGGGCGCTCCGCCGACGAATTCAGCCGCCTGGGCCTGACCGCCAAGGTCAAGGTCTCCGCCACCGAGCTGCGCTACGGCTCGCACGTGCCCGAGCTGCCGGTGGTCAAGGCCAGCGACAGCCGCCTGCTGCCGCAGGTGTTCGAAGGCGGCCTGCTGACTTCCTCGGAACTCGACGGCCTGACCTTCACCGGCGGCCGCCTGGACAAGGTCATCGACCGCGCCTCCACCGATGACGAAGACCTGGTGCTCAACGCCAAGAACCGCCGCTTCACCAGCGGCGTCAGCGCCGACCACTTGGACCTGGCCGGCGTCGACTACCAGTTCGCTCCCGGTTTCACCGGCCGCTACTACTTCGCCGATCTGGACGACATCTACCGCCAGCACTTCTTCGGCCTGCTCAGCAGCCACAAGCTCGGTGCCGGCACCCTGAGCAGCGACCTGCGTTACATCGTCAGCCGCGACAGTGGTGCGGCCAACGCCGGCAAGGTCGACAACCGCGCCGTCAATGCCATGCTCAGCTACGGCATCGGCGCACACAAGTTCGGCCTGGGCTTCCAGGACATGAGCGGCGATACCGGCTTTGCCTACATCGACGGCAGCGATCCGTTCCTGATCAACTTCGTGCAGATCAACGACTTCGCCAATGCCGACGAGCGCTCCTGGCAGGCGCGTTACGACTTCAATTTCGCCAGCCTCGGCGTCCCCGGCCTGACCTTCATGACCCGCTACATCCGCGGCGACGATGCCCGCATCGCCGGCAGCGACGAGCGTGGCGGCGAATGGGAACGCGATATCGAACTCAAGTACGTGGTGCAGACCGGCCCGCTCAAGGACCTCTACGTGCGCCTGCGCAACGCCAGCTTCCGCTCCGACTTCGCCCGCGATGCGGACGAGAACCGTGTCATCGTCGGCTACAGCCTGCCGATCTGGTAA
- a CDS encoding substrate-binding periplasmic protein — protein MRFALLLFVLLCGSAQAADSVRLTNGEWPPYLGEHLPHHGVASRIVAEAFALQGVKVQWEFHPWARSLKMAERGERDGSAVWLHNSERERLFHISDPVVESGYYLFHRKTRDFDWTSIEDLRDLRIAATRGYDYGEAFQHAEAAGELQVVRLTNDEQGFRQLLAGRVDLFPMDKVVGFDMLHRHFSPAERARLSVHPHPLRSDNLHLLLSREVPGNAELIERFNRGLAQLRESGKVAQYLLEIQQPLTLSH, from the coding sequence ATGCGCTTCGCACTTCTCCTATTCGTCCTGTTATGCGGCAGCGCCCAGGCTGCCGACAGCGTGCGGCTGACCAACGGCGAATGGCCACCCTACCTGGGCGAGCACCTGCCCCACCACGGCGTCGCCTCGCGCATCGTCGCCGAAGCCTTCGCCCTGCAGGGCGTCAAGGTGCAGTGGGAGTTCCACCCCTGGGCACGCTCGCTGAAGATGGCGGAAAGGGGTGAGCGCGACGGCAGTGCGGTATGGCTGCACAACAGCGAGCGCGAGCGGCTCTTCCATATCAGCGATCCGGTGGTGGAGAGCGGCTACTATCTGTTTCATCGCAAGACGCGCGACTTCGACTGGACCAGCATCGAGGACCTGCGCGATCTGCGCATCGCCGCCACCCGCGGCTACGACTACGGCGAGGCTTTCCAGCACGCCGAGGCAGCCGGCGAACTGCAGGTGGTGCGTCTGACCAACGATGAACAGGGTTTTCGCCAACTGCTGGCCGGGCGGGTCGACCTGTTCCCGATGGACAAGGTGGTTGGCTTCGACATGCTCCACCGCCACTTCAGCCCCGCCGAGCGAGCGCGCCTGAGCGTCCACCCGCACCCCTTGCGTAGCGACAACCTGCATCTGCTGCTGTCGCGTGAAGTCCCCGGCAACGCCGAACTCATCGAACGCTTCAACCGCGGCCTGGCGCAGCTACGCGAAAGCGGCAAGGTGGCGCAATACCTGCTGGAGATTCAGCAGCCGCTAACCCTCAGTCACTGA